In Terriglobia bacterium, the DNA window CGAGAGGGCCGTATGACAGCGCGGACACCAGTTGATCAGCCGCTTGCCGCGATAGATGAGGCCCTCTTCGTACAGCCGGACGAACACTTCACGGACAGCGCGGGAAAGTCCCGCATCTAAAGTAAAACGTTCGCGCGACCAGTCGCACGAGGAACCGATGCGGCGGATCTGCTTCAGAATGATGCCGCCGTACTGCTCCTTCCATTGCCAGACACGTTCGACGAATTTTTCGCGGCCGAGATCATGACGGCTCAGTCCTTCCTTTCGCAGTTCCCGTTCGACAACATTCTGGGTGGCGATGCCGGCGTGATCCATGCCGGGAAGCCACAAGGTGTTGAATCCCTGCATCCGCTTCCGCCGGGCGATCACATCATGAACCGTGTGGTTCAGCATGTGTCCCATGTGGAGCGAACCCGTGACGTTCGGGGGCGGCATCATCAAGACAAACGGCGGTTTCTGCGACCCTGCGCCGGCGCGAAAGAATCCCTTGGATTCCCACCATTGATACCAGCGCGCTTCGACTTCCTGAGGGTTGTAGGTCTTCGGGAGCTCAGCCTTCATCGATTCGTCTTAATTCCTGTCTGACAATTTTTTCTGTGATGTCGGGAACGATATCCCAGGCGATGCTTTCGATCACTTGAGTCGAAAGCTTTTGAATGACCCGGTCGGCGATCCGGTCAATGTCGGCCTCGGACATGGCGCCGGTCGCCAGTGCAGGCTCCTCTTTAAAAATCAGCTCCAGTCCGAGCAGATCTTCTTCGCTTGGCGCCACTTCGGCCGGAGCGGCATGAGTTTGAGCGGCCGGCACGGACTCGCGCCTGGGTTCGTGCGCGGGCTCACGTTTGCGTGCGGGTTTCGCGGGTAGATCAGGCTCCGGTCCGCTGTCGGCTACATCTCCCCGGGCCAGAACCGAGGTAACCAGCTCAATCAGCGCCCCCGGCTCAAAAGGTTTCGTAATGTTAGCCGTGGCGCCGGCTTGTTTTGCCGTCTCGTCATCGAACGCGTCGAACGCACCGACCAGCAGGATGACCGGCGTCGAGTTCAGCGTCGGGTGGTTCCGGACGTACGTGCAAACCTCGTAACCGTTTTTGCCCGGCATGTAAATGTCGGCCAGAACAATGCTAGGCCGCACCTCTTCCACAGCCTTGATGGCCGCATCGCCATTACTGACTTCGACGATCTTGAAATTCGCGTCGGCGAAGGTTTGAGTGACAAGACGCCGGATGGTCGGACTGTCATCAGCTAAGAGAATCGTTCGTCTCATACAGTTAACTAGGAAGAATAGCCACAAAACGCACAAAGGGACACAAAAAGGGGTTTTGCGCAAGAAATGAGTGGCGGACGGCCTCTGCGCAGCCGGGGAACGGCATAAGAGGTTAGCCACAGCCTAAGGCCATGGCTAACTTCTTATGCTGCTCCCCGGCTGAATTAGTCCGAGGACAGAATTTCGCAGTTACTTTTTCGCCGGCGGTTGCTCGGGCGATGCTACTGACGGAGACGTCGATGAGCTGCCCGCGCTCACAGTCACGCTTCGCCCGGGCTGGG includes these proteins:
- a CDS encoding class I tRNA ligase family protein, whose product is MKAELPKTYNPQEVEARWYQWWESKGFFRAGAGSQKPPFVLMMPPPNVTGSLHMGHMLNHTVHDVIARRKRMQGFNTLWLPGMDHAGIATQNVVERELRKEGLSRHDLGREKFVERVWQWKEQYGGIILKQIRRIGSSCDWSRERFTLDAGLSRAVREVFVRLYEEGLIYRGKRLINWCPRCHTALS
- a CDS encoding response regulator, whose translation is MRRTILLADDSPTIRRLVTQTFADANFKIVEVSNGDAAIKAVEEVRPSIVLADIYMPGKNGYEVCTYVRNHPTLNSTPVILLVGAFDAFDDETAKQAGATANITKPFEPGALIELVTSVLARGDVADSGPEPDLPAKPARKREPAHEPRRESVPAAQTHAAPAEVAPSEEDLLGLELIFKEEPALATGAMSEADIDRIADRVIQKLSTQVIESIAWDIVPDITEKIVRQELRRIDEG